The Acidobacteriota bacterium genome includes a window with the following:
- a CDS encoding FtsQ-type POTRA domain-containing protein, with product MEIKTNRPREARNARIVPPPDRARSRRKPPRNLGQGPMAGRRFAALLRTAGRGGILVVLVAAAVSAYVYALNAEAFNLGKVRVHGCRELDSAGLEAMVAREFPVNTLKIDLAAVRDRIRRETWVRDVEVLRVLPSDLVLYVRERVPAVIVEMKGALMVTDSEGILLDRYDPRFGKLDVPVFRGVLGEDAETYEMYQEENSARIHRGMEMLAEIASGSPRYTRIISEVDIADRNNLKVVLVDDTAEVILGEKDYLKRFSKFINNPSEYRKLKDQYAEIERIDLRFDSQIVYRLRQTDPLKGKTAGLGEQERRNP from the coding sequence ATGGAGATCAAGACCAACAGACCTCGGGAAGCGCGTAACGCCCGGATCGTTCCGCCCCCGGACAGGGCCCGATCCCGCAGAAAGCCCCCCCGGAACCTGGGCCAGGGCCCCATGGCGGGGCGCCGGTTCGCCGCCCTGCTCCGGACGGCGGGAAGGGGGGGGATCCTCGTGGTCCTCGTCGCGGCGGCGGTTTCGGCCTATGTCTATGCCCTGAACGCCGAAGCCTTCAACCTCGGCAAGGTCCGGGTCCACGGCTGCCGCGAGCTCGACAGCGCCGGCCTGGAGGCCATGGTCGCCCGGGAGTTCCCGGTGAATACCCTGAAGATCGACCTCGCCGCGGTCCGGGATCGCATCCGGCGGGAGACCTGGGTGCGGGACGTCGAGGTCCTCCGGGTTCTCCCCTCGGACCTTGTCCTTTACGTCCGGGAGCGCGTCCCGGCCGTCATCGTGGAAATGAAAGGCGCGCTGATGGTCACGGACAGCGAAGGGATCCTGCTCGACCGCTACGACCCGAGGTTCGGGAAGCTGGACGTCCCCGTTTTCAGGGGTGTCCTGGGGGAGGACGCGGAAACCTACGAAATGTACCAGGAGGAGAACAGCGCCCGCATCCACCGGGGGATGGAAATGCTGGCGGAGATCGCATCGGGATCGCCCCGCTACACCCGGATCATATCCGAGGTGGACATCGCCGACCGCAATAACCTGAAGGTCGTGCTGGTGGACGACACGGCCGAGGTGATCCTCGGCGAAAAGGACTACCTGAAGCGCTTCAGCAAATTCATCAACAACCCTTCCGAATACCGGAAGCTGAAGGACCAGTACGCCGAGATCGAGCGCATCGACCTCCGTTTCGACAGCCAGATCGTCTACCGGCTGCGGCAGACCGATCCGCTGAAGGGCAAAACGGCCGGACTTGGAGAGCAGGAGCGGAGGAACCCGTGA
- the ftsA gene encoding cell division protein FtsA, which translates to MKKDRIICGLDVGTTKTCMMIARTHLDGGLELISTGYADSAGLHKGVVIDLDAAAASIRKAADEAELKSEVSVDWVIVGAAGDHFQSFNSRGAIDIGGNRHEVTEEARTQVIAAAQSVPISPDREVVHVLPQEFFLDDRGGIKNPVGLFGSQLDVNIHVVTCQIALNQNLINAVNRAQMRVKKVVAQPLASAEAVLTRDEKELGTAIIDIGGGTTDIAVFLGDAVHFTKVLPVGGTHFTRDLAIGLQTTIEDSERIKKDAGTVLTERILAEDSVLVPGMGTRAARNVSRRVICSILRDRAVEILELVADQLRKALVSQNLIAGVVITGGGSMLDGMVELSEEILGMPVRQGLPLGIRGLPPELSHPVYSTAVGLALFGAEEAVVRKKKWGRAGGTPWLLNRILSLAGN; encoded by the coding sequence GTGAAAAAAGATCGCATCATCTGTGGACTGGACGTCGGGACCACCAAGACCTGCATGATGATCGCCCGGACCCACCTGGACGGGGGGCTGGAGTTGATCAGCACGGGCTACGCCGACAGCGCGGGGCTGCACAAGGGCGTGGTCATCGATCTCGACGCCGCGGCGGCTTCGATCCGCAAGGCGGCCGACGAGGCGGAACTGAAGTCGGAGGTCTCGGTGGACTGGGTGATCGTGGGGGCCGCCGGGGATCATTTCCAGAGCTTCAACTCCCGCGGCGCCATCGACATCGGGGGGAACCGTCACGAGGTCACGGAGGAGGCGAGGACCCAGGTGATCGCCGCCGCCCAGTCGGTGCCGATTTCACCCGACCGCGAGGTCGTCCATGTGCTGCCGCAGGAATTTTTCCTGGACGACCGGGGGGGGATCAAAAACCCGGTCGGGCTGTTCGGATCGCAGCTCGACGTCAACATTCACGTCGTGACCTGCCAGATCGCGCTCAACCAGAACCTGATCAACGCGGTCAACCGCGCACAGATGCGGGTCAAAAAGGTGGTGGCGCAGCCGCTGGCCAGCGCCGAGGCCGTCCTGACCCGGGACGAAAAGGAACTGGGCACCGCCATCATCGACATCGGGGGGGGCACCACCGACATCGCCGTCTTCCTGGGGGACGCGGTCCATTTCACCAAGGTCCTGCCGGTGGGGGGGACCCACTTCACCCGCGACCTGGCGATCGGGCTGCAGACCACGATCGAGGACTCGGAGCGCATCAAGAAGGATGCAGGGACGGTGCTCACCGAAAGGATCCTGGCGGAGGATTCCGTGCTGGTCCCCGGCATGGGAACCCGTGCCGCCCGCAACGTGTCGAGGCGCGTGATCTGCAGCATTCTTCGGGACCGCGCGGTTGAAATCCTGGAACTGGTCGCCGACCAGCTCAGGAAGGCGCTGGTAAGCCAGAACCTCATCGCGGGGGTGGTCATCACCGGGGGGGGGAGCATGCTCGACGGCATGGTGGAACTCAGCGAGGAAATCCTGGGCATGCCGGTCCGCCAGGGGCTCCCGCTGGGCATACGGGGCCTCCCCCCCGAACTGTCCCATCCCGTGTACTCGACCGCGGTGGGCCTGGCCCTTTTCGGGGCCGAAGAGGCCGTGGTCCGCAAAAAGAAGTGGGGGAGGGCGGGCGGCACCCCCTGGCTGCTCAACAGGATTCTGTCATTGGCAGGGAATTAG
- the ftsZ gene encoding cell division protein FtsZ, translating to MQTEKLRFEEEPLKFRFDEDRQPAARIKVIGIGGAGGNAVNRMIQAKIGGVEFIAANTDIQALRDSHASIKLQIGTKLTNGLGCGAIPEKGRQAALEDTERIIELLDGADMVFVTAGMGGGTGTGAAPIIASLATELGALTVGVVTKPFNFEGRRRLQHADEGINELKEVVDTLITIPNERLLCAMGADALLEDSFRYADDVLCQAVQGISDIITMPGIVNVDFADVRTIMSGKGMALMGTGMAEGENRAVEAAQRAISSPLLEETSIRGARGVLINITATRESLRLHEVAAAAQIIEEVAGAEDTIFGAVYDEEMGDRIKITVIATGFNQGAGERPRGINDHPRGTGNVIPLAPADSSKTIDYQLESLKDNLDEPAFRRRRAE from the coding sequence ATGCAAACGGAGAAATTGCGCTTTGAGGAGGAACCCCTGAAATTCAGGTTCGACGAGGACCGGCAGCCGGCGGCGAGGATCAAGGTCATCGGCATCGGCGGCGCGGGCGGCAACGCCGTCAACCGCATGATCCAGGCGAAGATCGGGGGCGTCGAATTCATCGCCGCCAACACCGACATCCAGGCGCTCCGGGACTCGCACGCTTCCATCAAGCTGCAGATCGGCACCAAGCTGACCAACGGCCTGGGCTGCGGCGCCATCCCCGAAAAGGGGCGCCAGGCGGCGCTCGAGGACACCGAACGCATCATCGAACTCCTCGACGGGGCCGACATGGTCTTCGTCACCGCCGGGATGGGGGGGGGAACCGGGACCGGAGCCGCCCCCATCATCGCCAGCCTGGCCACCGAACTGGGAGCGCTGACGGTGGGCGTCGTCACCAAGCCTTTCAATTTCGAGGGGCGGAGGCGCCTGCAGCATGCGGACGAGGGGATCAACGAGCTCAAGGAGGTGGTCGACACCCTGATCACCATCCCCAACGAGCGGCTGCTCTGCGCCATGGGGGCCGACGCCCTGCTCGAGGATTCCTTCCGCTACGCCGACGACGTACTCTGCCAGGCGGTCCAGGGGATTTCGGACATCATCACCATGCCCGGCATCGTCAACGTCGATTTCGCCGATGTCCGCACCATCATGTCCGGCAAAGGGATGGCCCTGATGGGAACCGGGATGGCCGAAGGGGAAAACCGCGCCGTCGAGGCCGCCCAGCGGGCGATCTCGAGCCCGCTGCTCGAGGAAACCTCCATCCGCGGCGCCCGGGGGGTGCTTATCAACATCACCGCCACCCGCGAGAGCCTCCGCCTGCACGAAGTGGCCGCGGCCGCGCAGATCATCGAGGAAGTCGCCGGGGCCGAGGACACGATCTTCGGCGCCGTGTACGACGAGGAGATGGGGGACCGGATCAAGATCACCGTCATCGCCACCGGTTTCAACCAGGGCGCGGGGGAACGCCCCCGGGGGATCAACGACCACCCCCGGGGCACGGGGAACGTCATCCCCCTGGCGCCGGCCGATTCGAGCAAGACGATCGACTACCAGCTGGAGTCGCTCAAGGACAACCTCGACGAACCGGCCTTCCGCCGCCGCAGGGCGGAATAG